In Colletotrichum higginsianum IMI 349063 chromosome 1, whole genome shotgun sequence, one genomic interval encodes:
- a CDS encoding Chitin synthase activator: MAAATASTPPVMSPTASPNHLRKHLSPERLTFGDDGGRNPVSARIRDAPASPVRVNFQADNWAQPSNANIELAQPYQAEFSTVDRPREQNVPTPPQDTYKTYDRSPGRQTLPPLKTSPSYTAEPEDLNPANSLASNKAGHEQSHPRERHTQGSDSFSPHSSTPRVQDGNRHSRESATTTSSTTQQQASAESSATTSASSISGGLNELSEYKEDESPESSVVEGNMPGNHSVPMFQYYHHQEYPPRVSSVPQELDTRRSSSNPSLNADGTPVNRHLTPTGFARRTSMPRPSSAYSAISDYTPRGRSPALMSGGSQMRTPSGTRRSPETRPASYAELLNVPYPQPAPAPISFDNNQLRSAVGNNASLLSSQKTLEMYRQNVKKTNDFSIQYSFAVFLISTAQEQGLDTSEQAPRKANSSPKNASTSTPYDLLREAKGILQKLASGGYPFAQYYLADGYASGLFSKGKEDYNQAFPLFVLAAKHGHAESAYRTALCYEFGWGCRKDPAKAVQFLRMSASKRHPGAMSRLGKACLSGDLGEKRYREGIKWMKLAAEAADSVYSAAPYQLGCLYETGYGDDIFKDEVYAAELFTAAAELGHPEANFRMGEAYEHGKLSCPRDPALSVHFYTGAAERGHAAAMMGLCAWYMVGAEPILEKDEEEAYEWSRRSAEMGYVKAQYAVGYFTEMGIGCRRDILEANVWYVKAADAGDERAKQRLAIIEAAVSGGTPMEVAPPRSGKINKKSGDDKDCIVM; encoded by the exons ATGGCGGCTGCGACGGCTTCTACGCCGCCCGTCATGTCTCCGACTGCAAGCCCGAATCATCTTCGAAAGCACTTGTCACCCGAGCGACTGACTTTCGGCGACGATGGGGGCCGCAATCCAGTATCGGCAAGAATTCGGGATGCCCCCGCCTCCCCAGTCAGGGTGAACTTTCAAGCCGACAACTGGGCCCAGCCATCGAATGCGAACATTGAGTTGGCGCAACCCTATCAAGCAGAGTTCTCTACAGTCGATCGTCCTCGAGAACAAAACGTACCGACCCCTCCTCAAGACACGTACAAGACCTACGATCGGTCCCCGGGACGACAGACATTGCCTCCACTCAAGACCTCCCCCTCGTACACtgccgagcccgaggacctGAATCCTGCGAATTCCCTCGCGTCCAACAAAGCTGGTCACGAGCAATCCCACCCGCGGGAGCGCCACACACAGGGTTCGGATAGCTTCAGCCCACACAGCAGCACACCGCGGGTGCAAGATGGCAACCGCCACAGTCGAGAGtcggccaccaccacctcgagCACTACACAACAACAAGCATCGGCAGAATCATCTGCGACAACGAGTGCAAGCTCCATTTCTGGCGGCCTCAATGAGCTATCTGAGTACAAGGAAGATGAGTCTCCCGAGAGCTCTGTCGTGGAGGGCAACATGCCGGGGAACCACTCCGTTCCCATGTTCCAAtactaccaccaccaggAGTATCCTCCCCGCGTCTCGAGCGTCCCCCAAGAACTCGATACCCGTCGATCGTCCTCTAACCCCAGCCTCAACGCCGACGGAACGCCCGTCAACCGTCACTTGACGCCAACGGGGTTCGCCAGGAGGACCTCGATGCCGCGTCCGTCATCAGCATACTCTGCGATCTCGGACTATACGCCTAGAGGACGTTCCCCAGCTCTGATGTCCGGGGGGTCCCAGATGCGCACGCCGTCCGGTACTAGAAGATCCCCGGAAACCAGGCCAGCATCATATGCCGAATTGTTGAACGTGCCATACCCGCAACCGGCTCCTGCCCCCATTAGCTTCGACAACAACCAGTTAAGGAGTGCGGTCGGCAACAATGCTTCGCTTCTCAGTTCTCAGAAGACCCTTGAGATGTATCGCCAGAACGTCAAGAAGACCAACGATTTCTCCATCCAGTACTCATTTGCTGTCTTCCTGATCTCCACGGCCCAAGAACAAGGCCTCGACACGAGCGAGCAAGCACCGCGCAAAGCAAACTCCAGTCCCAAGAACGCATCTACGTCGACTCCTTACGACCTCCTCCGTGAGGCCAAGGGCATTCTTCAGAAACTTGCCAGCGGCGGCTACCCATTTGCCCAATACTATCTCGCCGATGGATATGCCTCTGGTCTGTTTAGCAAGGGAAAGGAGGATTACAACCAGGCGTTTCCCCTCTTTGTTCTCGCCGCAAAGCATGGCCACGCCGAATCCGCATACCGCACTGCGTTATGCTACGAGTTCGGATGGGGTTGTCGCAAAGATCCTGCAAAGGCCGTCCAATTCCTGCGCATGTCTGCATCGAAGCGTCATCCCGGCGCCATGTCCCGGCTCGGCAAGGCTTGTCTGTCTGGCGATTTAGGCGAGAAGCGATACCGCGAAGGTATCAAGTGGATGAAGCTTGCAGCTGAGGCGGCCGATTCCGTCTACAGCGCAGCCCCCTACCAGCTAGGGTGTTTGTATGAGACGGGATATGGCGACGACATCTTCAAGGATGAGGTCTACGCAGCCGAGCTGTTTACCGCTGCCGCAGAGCTGGGTCACCCGGAAGCCAATTTCCGCATGGGAGAGGCTTACGAACACGGCAAGCTCAGCTGTCCTCGGGATCCCGCGTTGAGTGTGCACTTTTACACTGGCGCTGCCGAGCGTGGACATgcggcggccatgatgggTCTTTGCGCGTGGTACATGGTTGGTGCAGAGCCAATCCTGGAaaaagacgaggaggaggcttaCGAATGGTCGCGCCGTTCAGCCGAAATGG GATACGTCAAGGCGCAGTACGCTGTAGGCTACTTCACAGAAATGGGTATCGGCTGCCGGCGCGATATCCTAGAGGCCAATGTATGGtacgtcaaggccgccgacgcaggCGACGAACGTGCAAAACAGAGGCTTGCTATAATCGAGGCGGCTGTCAGCGGCGGGACGCCTATGGAAGTTGCGCCGCCTCGCAGTGGAAAGATCAACAAGAAGAGTGGCGACGACAAGGATTGCATAGTGATGTGA